One genomic window of Oceanidesulfovibrio indonesiensis includes the following:
- a CDS encoding CNNM domain-containing protein, which translates to MLNSILVILCLIAVSAFFSISEISLAASRKIKLKLLADEGNINATRILKMQENPGMFFTVVQIGLNAFAILGGIVG; encoded by the coding sequence ATGTTAAACAGTATTTTAGTAATACTTTGTCTGATTGCCGTCAGCGCATTTTTCTCGATATCTGAGATCTCGCTGGCCGCGTCCCGTAAAATCAAACTGAAGCTGCTTGCCGACGAGGGCAACATCAATGCCACCCGCATCCTGAAAATGCAGGAAAACCCGGGCATGTTCTTCACCGTGGTGCAGATTGGCCTCAATGCGTTCGCCATTCTTGGCGGTATCGTGGGT